The Enterococcus rotai genome includes a window with the following:
- the guaB gene encoding IMP dehydrogenase yields MSNWETKFVKKGLTFDDVLLIPAESHVLPNEVDMSIQLAKNIKLNIPLISASMDTVTDSKMAISMARQGGLGVIHKNMSIAQQADEVRKVKRSESGVIIDPFFLTPTNLVADAENLMSKYRISGVPIVETMENRKLVGIITNRDMRFVTDYQMKIDEVMTKDNLVTAPVGTSLKDAEKILQKHKIEKLPIVDENNRLSGLITIKDIEKVIEFPNAAKDEHGRLLAAAAVGVTSDTFERAEALLEAGVDAIIIDTAHGHSAGVIRKIKEIRDTFPEATLIAGNIATAEGAKALYDVGVDVVKVGIGPGSICTTRVVAGVGVPQLTAIYDAASVARKYGKAIIADGGIKYSGDIVKALAAGGHAVMLGSMLAGTDESPGEFEIYQGRRFKTYRGMGSLGAMEKGSSDRYFQGSVNEANKLVPEGIEGRVAYKGSVSDIVFQMIGGLKSGMGYVGAANLKQLRDEAQFIQMSGNGLKESHPHDVQITKEAPNYSVEQ; encoded by the coding sequence ATGTCTAACTGGGAAACAAAATTTGTGAAAAAAGGTCTTACATTTGATGATGTTTTATTAATTCCAGCAGAAAGTCATGTGCTGCCTAATGAAGTGGATATGAGCATCCAACTAGCAAAAAATATTAAGTTGAATATTCCTCTAATCAGTGCGAGCATGGATACTGTAACGGATAGTAAAATGGCAATCTCAATGGCTCGTCAAGGTGGTTTGGGAGTTATTCATAAGAATATGAGTATTGCGCAGCAAGCAGACGAAGTTCGTAAAGTAAAACGTTCTGAAAGCGGCGTAATCATCGATCCATTTTTCTTAACGCCAACAAATTTAGTGGCAGACGCTGAAAACTTAATGAGTAAATATCGTATCAGTGGCGTACCAATTGTAGAAACAATGGAAAACCGTAAATTAGTAGGGATTATTACAAACCGTGATATGCGTTTTGTAACGGATTATCAAATGAAAATCGATGAAGTAATGACAAAAGACAACTTAGTAACTGCCCCAGTTGGTACTTCTCTAAAAGATGCTGAAAAGATTTTACAAAAACATAAAATCGAAAAATTACCGATCGTTGATGAAAACAACCGCTTGAGTGGGTTGATCACAATCAAAGATATTGAAAAAGTAATCGAATTTCCTAATGCAGCGAAAGATGAGCATGGTCGTTTATTAGCGGCAGCTGCTGTTGGTGTTACAAGTGATACATTTGAACGTGCCGAAGCTTTATTGGAAGCTGGAGTAGATGCAATCATTATTGACACGGCTCATGGACATAGTGCAGGTGTTATCCGTAAAATCAAAGAAATCCGTGATACTTTCCCAGAAGCTACGCTGATTGCTGGAAATATCGCAACGGCTGAGGGAGCGAAAGCTCTTTATGATGTAGGTGTCGATGTTGTTAAAGTTGGGATTGGCCCAGGTTCTATTTGTACGACTCGTGTTGTAGCAGGTGTCGGTGTTCCTCAATTAACAGCGATTTATGATGCCGCTTCTGTGGCTCGTAAATATGGAAAAGCAATTATTGCTGATGGTGGAATCAAGTATTCAGGAGATATCGTTAAAGCTTTAGCAGCTGGCGGACATGCCGTTATGTTAGGAAGTATGCTGGCTGGGACAGATGAATCACCAGGTGAGTTTGAGATCTATCAAGGTCGTCGTTTTAAAACATATCGTGGGATGGGCTCATTAGGTGCAATGGAAAAAGGGTCAAGTGATCGTTATTTCCAAGGCAGTGTCAATGAAGCAAATAAATTAGTTCCAGAAGGTATCGAAGGCCGTGTTGCCTATAAAGGAAGCGTATCTGATATCGTATTCCAAATGATTGGTGGATTAAAATCAGGTATGGGGTATGTAGGAGCTGCAAACTTGAAACAATTACGTGACGAAGCGCAATTTATCCAAATGAGTGGAAACGGATTGAAAGAATCTCATCCCCATGATGTTCAAATTACCAAAGAAGCACCTAATTATTCTGTAGAACAATAA
- a CDS encoding 6-pyruvoyl-tetrahydropterin synthase-related protein, with amino-acid sequence MKTWLNQHSRIVIFLSFLILSILSLYIVYLQNGHIMIGDDYHFHQNRIEGLALSMKNGVLFPKISYFFIGGYGYASSLFYPDFYLYFPAVLRLLGLSLANSFILFAIGINLGTFIVTYISGRYMALSKMKSWLFSLLYTLSIYRLQDFFNRQALGELLAMSFFPLILASLYLLKNGKTGRWLLLTIGMTGIGLAHFISLEIASIFIGLYILLNLKKFLKKEVIVAIVKAVGVTMLLLAFYLVPIFEQMRHVTFQVTSKPLTLISERSYSLRELLTNSFKNTVFHASSANIGVILLLGLVLYTGMLFKRDAPNRTLIILALFFMLMTTNLFPWQLFDQTPLNTIQFPWRFLSIVTLLVAYLIANDYLGLFKRYPSRQLVLATVILLGVGLYEKESIDTEGKRLLSHQSYDQTNSYYIGAGHEYLPTEVDYDIIKKNKHRQLTYDSEKIEVKKVEMTFDSVAFDYQTKYTEKATVTVPFIYYYGYQAKIVSNGKEKIVPTVLNKQTGLVDIALANKGSVVVSYQPTLAQKISLGVSISTLLLGIMWQGGKRVLVRLKLKK; translated from the coding sequence ATGAAAACTTGGCTCAATCAACATAGCCGTATCGTTATTTTTTTGAGTTTTCTTATATTAAGTATTTTGTCTCTCTATATTGTTTATCTTCAGAATGGTCATATCATGATCGGTGATGACTATCATTTCCACCAAAATCGAATTGAGGGTCTAGCTTTGTCCATGAAAAATGGGGTGTTATTCCCTAAAATCAGTTATTTTTTTATTGGAGGATATGGGTATGCCTCTAGTTTGTTTTACCCAGATTTTTATTTGTATTTTCCAGCAGTATTACGTCTTCTAGGCCTATCTCTTGCGAATAGTTTTATCCTTTTTGCGATTGGGATAAATTTAGGTACCTTTATTGTGACGTACATTTCAGGAAGATATATGGCGTTATCTAAGATGAAAAGCTGGTTGTTTTCATTATTATATACGTTATCGATTTACCGATTACAGGATTTTTTTAATCGACAAGCACTAGGAGAACTACTGGCGATGAGTTTTTTTCCGTTGATTTTAGCTAGTTTATATTTATTGAAAAATGGAAAAACAGGAAGATGGCTATTATTAACTATTGGGATGACAGGGATCGGTTTAGCCCATTTTATTTCATTGGAGATCGCCAGTATTTTTATTGGACTGTATATTCTTCTTAATTTGAAAAAATTTCTAAAAAAAGAGGTAATTGTGGCGATAGTAAAAGCCGTAGGTGTAACGATGTTGTTACTAGCTTTTTATTTAGTACCGATTTTTGAACAGATGAGACATGTGACATTTCAAGTTACCTCAAAACCGTTAACACTGATTTCAGAGCGAAGCTATTCTTTGAGAGAACTGCTGACTAATAGTTTTAAAAATACCGTTTTTCATGCATCATCGGCTAATATCGGCGTTATTTTGCTACTTGGTTTAGTTCTTTATACTGGCATGTTATTCAAACGAGATGCACCAAATAGGACATTGATTATTTTAGCGCTGTTTTTTATGCTAATGACAACGAATCTCTTTCCTTGGCAGTTATTTGACCAGACACCTCTCAATACAATCCAGTTTCCTTGGCGCTTTTTATCGATCGTAACATTGTTAGTAGCTTATCTTATTGCGAACGATTATTTAGGGCTGTTTAAAAGATACCCTAGCCGCCAACTTGTTTTAGCCACGGTTATTTTGCTTGGTGTGGGATTATATGAAAAAGAAAGCATTGATACTGAAGGAAAGCGGCTATTATCTCATCAGTCATATGATCAAACGAATAGTTACTATATTGGTGCAGGGCATGAATATTTACCAACAGAAGTAGATTATGACATTATCAAAAAAAATAAACATCGTCAGCTTACGTATGATAGTGAAAAAATAGAAGTAAAAAAAGTCGAAATGACATTTGATTCAGTGGCATTTGATTATCAAACTAAATACACAGAAAAGGCGACTGTGACAGTTCCATTTATCTATTATTATGGTTATCAGGCCAAAATAGTAAGTAATGGAAAAGAAAAAATCGTTCCAACTGTATTAAATAAACAAACTGGTTTAGTTGATATTGCGCTAGCCAATAAAGGAAGTGTCGTGGTCTCCTACCAGCCAACTTTAGCTCAAAAAATTTCCTTAGGTGTTTCTATTTCGACACTCTTGTTAGGGATTATGTGGCAAGGTGGCAAGAGAGTACTTGTTAGGTTAAAATTAAAGAAATAA
- a CDS encoding DUF951 domain-containing protein: MYDLGDIVEMKKPHACQANRWEIIRMGADIKIKCTNCGHIVMMTRRDFEKKMKKILEKKLIKDSE; encoded by the coding sequence ATGTATGATCTTGGTGATATTGTAGAAATGAAAAAGCCCCATGCTTGTCAGGCAAATCGTTGGGAAATTATCCGAATGGGCGCTGATATTAAAATAAAATGTACGAATTGCGGTCATATCGTTATGATGACACGCCGTGATTTTGAAAAAAAGATGAAGAAAATTTTGGAAAAAAAACTAATAAAGGATAGTGAATGA
- a CDS encoding helix-turn-helix domain-containing protein: MRKFDLLEKLEVYQIDLLIYLSTVGGTATKKELLHHLEIGEYFLAKLIDSLTVSAKKANNRFSIDVSKHTITIQTKPEYSLHTLYNELIVHAPMYRILEELLLFGSIDTSRLCEKIGISYSTYFRKINELNKLLAEFDLSIQNGYLLGSELQIRFFYVSLYLVTDPKHQLKVPNIDPRIYETVNTVQQILGSPLSNYARKKLIIYLSLLKRRNAQKKIPIYSEQEPFFSNKSDIPSQKRFLNALKKTHLFKKVNQALGSFLVYYSFKMLPSETILLLLFMLGEEIIPANSHCLKELDLIERYSSFFIRTLNQEFLDFMKKKHLNAQLTTTHSSTLHYYLNSSGYHHLLFKGHIDYYWDSNDPQWETVKYSETVYHFVDYLKEKYPKLFVDAIHDSALIKKYAHAIRFYEECTKTKISVGIFIEGDLLHKRKATNWWIKYVELTAFAHAEPLVNNKLYDLVISNVDSSYLKKYGKCFFFMTNYHEKKDIADLGRLLFDIYSSHAKL, encoded by the coding sequence ATGAGAAAATTTGACTTACTAGAAAAGTTGGAAGTTTATCAAATTGACTTATTGATCTACCTAAGTACTGTTGGGGGTACCGCAACAAAAAAAGAACTTTTACATCATTTAGAGATAGGTGAATATTTTTTGGCAAAACTGATTGACAGCTTAACAGTATCCGCAAAAAAAGCGAATAATCGTTTTTCCATTGACGTAAGCAAGCATACTATCACCATTCAAACAAAACCAGAATATTCTCTTCATACCCTATATAATGAACTAATCGTTCATGCACCAATGTATAGAATTTTAGAAGAATTATTGCTTTTTGGCAGTATCGACACCTCTCGTCTATGTGAAAAAATTGGGATTAGTTATTCAACCTACTTCAGAAAAATCAATGAATTGAATAAATTATTAGCTGAATTTGATTTATCCATCCAAAATGGTTATCTGCTTGGTTCTGAGCTACAAATTCGTTTTTTTTACGTTTCTCTTTATTTGGTCACAGATCCTAAACACCAGCTAAAAGTCCCTAATATCGATCCTCGAATTTATGAAACAGTCAATACTGTTCAGCAGATTTTAGGCAGTCCTCTTTCAAACTATGCTCGAAAAAAACTTATCATCTACTTAAGCCTATTGAAAAGAAGAAATGCTCAAAAAAAAATACCGATTTATAGTGAACAAGAACCTTTTTTCAGTAATAAATCAGACATCCCTAGCCAAAAAAGATTTTTGAATGCCTTAAAAAAAACGCATTTGTTTAAAAAAGTCAATCAAGCACTTGGATCGTTCTTAGTTTACTATTCCTTTAAAATGCTTCCTAGTGAAACGATCTTACTGCTGCTCTTCATGCTAGGTGAAGAAATCATCCCTGCTAATTCTCACTGTTTAAAAGAGCTTGACTTAATTGAAAGGTACAGTAGTTTTTTTATCCGGACTTTGAATCAAGAATTCTTAGATTTTATGAAAAAAAAACACTTAAATGCACAATTGACTACTACTCACAGTTCTACCCTTCATTACTATCTAAATTCTAGCGGCTATCACCATTTACTATTCAAAGGTCATATTGATTATTATTGGGATTCCAATGATCCTCAATGGGAAACAGTGAAATACTCTGAAACTGTCTATCACTTTGTTGATTATCTGAAAGAAAAATACCCAAAATTGTTTGTCGATGCTATTCATGATTCTGCTCTTATTAAAAAATACGCACATGCGATTCGTTTTTATGAAGAGTGCACCAAAACTAAAATTTCTGTTGGTATCTTTATTGAGGGTGATTTGCTCCACAAAAGAAAAGCTACGAATTGGTGGATAAAATATGTTGAATTGACTGCTTTTGCGCATGCAGAACCGTTAGTTAACAACAAACTCTATGATTTAGTTATCAGTAATGTAGATTCCTCTTATTTAAAAAAATACGGAAAATGTTTTTTCTTCATGACAAACTATCATGAAAAAAAAGATATTGCTGATTTGGGTCGGCTACTGTTTGATATCTATTCCTCTCACGCTAAATTGTGA
- a CDS encoding DUF1129 domain-containing protein produces the protein MESEALRAIVSENRELEQKLTKRNEQYIFDLKKSLVAANLSEEAQTLALHEILPHLVEGQKSGKTARQLFGTVAERTESILNKPEELPESTPMLMWLDNTLLLFGVMTIMFSVMMMWSKGKSQPLGLLTLVLASMAGGYVFYLMYKYVYQYDRPGVDKSKRPGWFKTGLILVGAMLLWLVVFAGSAMLPPIINPVFDPVVVIIIGGLALGTRYLLKKKYNMRSSLAR, from the coding sequence ATGGAATCAGAAGCACTTCGAGCTATTGTTTCAGAAAATCGTGAACTTGAACAAAAATTAACAAAGAGAAATGAACAGTACATCTTTGACTTAAAAAAATCATTAGTTGCTGCTAATCTTTCAGAAGAAGCACAGACGCTTGCTCTACATGAAATTCTACCTCATTTAGTAGAAGGTCAAAAAAGTGGGAAAACTGCGCGTCAGCTTTTCGGAACAGTGGCTGAACGTACGGAGTCTATTTTAAATAAACCAGAAGAATTGCCAGAATCAACACCGATGTTGATGTGGCTAGATAATACATTACTATTATTTGGTGTAATGACGATCATGTTCTCAGTTATGATGATGTGGTCCAAAGGAAAATCACAACCGTTGGGATTACTAACATTGGTGCTAGCCTCAATGGCTGGTGGGTATGTATTTTATCTGATGTATAAATATGTTTATCAATATGATCGTCCAGGTGTGGACAAATCAAAACGTCCTGGTTGGTTCAAAACTGGTTTGATTTTAGTTGGAGCAATGCTTCTATGGCTTGTTGTCTTTGCGGGTTCCGCAATGTTGCCACCGATCATTAATCCTGTCTTTGATCCAGTTGTTGTGATCATTATTGGTGGGCTTGCTTTAGGTACTCGTTACTTATTAAAGAAAAAATACAATATGCGAAGCAGTTTGGCACGCTAA
- a CDS encoding polysaccharide deacetylase family protein, whose translation MERNNHPRGTRNSRREKKKRVFSKKLAFASILTISIILICGGVYATYAMQHKPKEASELEDNSDFEQKEAALLTKIRDSQKQEELESTEQEKTEGNIQTLTYEPAASDSIPQLEAIKTELATLMTATEKDSSKKTAIKLVGHIKMLKINDQVIGYQPVVDTYTWDYNDEDWSEKTEMGKNTAFVNQKTKQPLTLQDIFMSEANILAVQQVIEQTLLSESSDGNAIIDSILNMPEISLDGTAFTYYSDKISLGLPENPTGKTEITLPYKDIAGYINPEFVDPTAIQGALPEPLDPNKKYISLTFDDGPNPETTPRLLDILKEKGVKATFFMLGQNVVKHEALVKRVAEEGHEVASHSYSHPQLTSVDAQRVKDEVQKTDKAIYHAIGKLPTDFRPPYGAVNKEVAKIIGKPIIQWSVDSQDWQSHNAQAIIKRIDETAYNDTIVLMHDIHPETVDAVAAVIDCLRNEGYEILPSKELLGKKAKPLHMYYGSKDERPVQ comes from the coding sequence ATGGAGAGAAATAATCACCCACGAGGAACCAGAAACAGCCGCCGCGAAAAAAAGAAACGTGTTTTTTCAAAAAAATTAGCTTTTGCATCTATTTTAACTATTTCTATTATTTTAATTTGTGGCGGTGTCTACGCAACCTATGCGATGCAACATAAACCAAAAGAAGCTAGTGAGCTAGAAGATAATAGTGATTTTGAGCAAAAAGAAGCGGCACTGCTAACAAAAATTCGAGATTCTCAAAAGCAGGAGGAACTTGAAAGTACCGAGCAAGAGAAAACAGAGGGCAATATTCAAACACTAACCTATGAACCTGCTGCATCTGATTCTATCCCTCAATTAGAAGCAATAAAAACTGAATTAGCAACTTTGATGACTGCTACTGAAAAAGACAGCTCAAAAAAAACAGCCATCAAGCTTGTCGGTCACATAAAGATGCTTAAGATCAATGATCAAGTCATTGGTTATCAACCAGTTGTTGATACGTATACTTGGGATTATAATGATGAGGATTGGTCTGAGAAAACCGAGATGGGTAAAAATACAGCATTCGTCAATCAAAAAACAAAGCAGCCGTTGACACTACAAGATATTTTTATGAGTGAAGCAAATATTTTAGCAGTTCAACAAGTGATTGAACAAACATTACTCTCTGAAAGTTCAGATGGCAATGCAATCATCGATAGTATACTCAATATGCCTGAGATTTCTTTAGATGGAACTGCATTCACTTACTATTCTGATAAAATCAGCTTAGGACTTCCGGAAAACCCAACTGGCAAAACAGAAATTACATTACCGTACAAAGATATCGCTGGATATATAAATCCAGAATTTGTTGATCCAACTGCTATTCAAGGGGCTTTACCAGAACCTTTAGACCCAAATAAAAAATATATCTCTTTAACATTTGATGATGGACCGAATCCTGAAACTACACCGAGACTTCTAGATATCCTAAAAGAAAAAGGCGTCAAAGCAACATTCTTTATGTTAGGACAAAACGTCGTTAAACACGAAGCTCTTGTAAAAAGAGTAGCCGAAGAAGGTCACGAGGTAGCTAGTCACTCCTACTCGCATCCTCAATTAACCAGTGTCGATGCACAAAGAGTGAAAGATGAAGTCCAAAAAACAGATAAAGCTATTTATCACGCCATCGGCAAACTACCTACTGATTTTAGACCGCCATATGGTGCTGTGAACAAAGAAGTAGCGAAAATCATTGGTAAACCAATCATTCAATGGTCGGTTGATTCTCAAGATTGGCAAAGCCACAATGCTCAAGCCATCATTAAACGGATTGATGAGACAGCTTATAATGACACAATCGTTTTAATGCATGATATCCATCCAGAAACAGTTGATGCTGTTGCTGCTGTGATTGACTGTTTACGTAATGAAGGCTACGAGATCCTACCTTCTAAAGAATTACTAGGAAAGAAAGCTAAGCCTCTGCATATGTATTACGGTTCTAAAGATGAGCGTCCTGTACAATAA
- the serS gene encoding serine--tRNA ligase yields the protein MLDVKMIRQNFDEVQAKLKTRGVKEEVLVEFLRLDESRRNLLVKTEELKKYRNDVSAEIAQLKRNKEDATDKIAEMKEVGGNIKAMDTEIEEIDAKLQEISTTLPNLPHDSVPVGADEEDNVEVRRWSEPRNFAFEPRPHWDVAENLDILDFERGAKVSGSRFVYYKGLGARLERALYNFMLDMHVYDHGYTEMMTPYIVNSNSMFGTGQFPKFKEDVFQLEGTDMTLIPTAEVPLTNYYNNEILDGKDLPIYFTALSPSFRSEAGSAGRDTRGLIRLHQFNKVEMVKFSDADHSYEELEKMTANAEDILQKLNLPYRVMSLATGDMGFSAAKTYDLEVWIPAQNAYREISSCSNCEDFQARRAMIRYRDENDKVQYAHTLNGSGLAVGRTVAAILENYQNEDGTVTIPEVLVPYMGNLKVIK from the coding sequence ATGTTAGATGTAAAAATGATCCGTCAAAATTTTGATGAAGTACAAGCAAAGTTGAAAACCCGTGGTGTCAAAGAAGAAGTATTAGTAGAATTTTTACGCTTGGATGAAAGTCGTCGTAACTTATTAGTGAAAACAGAAGAACTGAAAAAATATCGTAATGATGTTTCGGCTGAGATCGCACAATTAAAACGGAATAAAGAAGATGCTACTGACAAAATCGCTGAAATGAAAGAAGTTGGCGGGAACATCAAAGCGATGGATACTGAAATTGAGGAAATAGATGCCAAACTACAAGAGATTTCTACAACTTTACCTAACCTTCCTCATGATTCAGTACCTGTCGGCGCTGACGAAGAAGATAACGTTGAAGTTCGTCGTTGGAGCGAGCCAAGAAATTTCGCATTTGAACCAAGACCTCATTGGGATGTAGCCGAAAATTTAGATATTCTTGATTTCGAGCGTGGCGCAAAAGTATCTGGTAGTCGTTTTGTTTATTATAAAGGATTAGGTGCTAGACTTGAACGAGCATTATATAATTTTATGTTGGATATGCATGTTTATGATCATGGGTATACAGAAATGATGACTCCTTATATCGTAAACAGTAATTCTATGTTTGGAACTGGACAATTTCCTAAATTCAAAGAAGATGTTTTCCAATTAGAAGGCACTGATATGACGTTGATTCCAACTGCGGAAGTTCCTCTGACAAACTATTATAATAACGAAATTTTAGATGGTAAAGATTTACCAATCTACTTTACAGCCTTGAGTCCATCTTTCCGTTCTGAAGCAGGCAGTGCTGGTCGCGATACACGAGGATTGATTCGTTTACATCAATTCAATAAAGTAGAAATGGTGAAATTCAGTGATGCAGACCATTCTTATGAAGAATTAGAAAAAATGACCGCAAATGCGGAAGATATTTTACAAAAGCTAAACCTTCCTTACCGAGTTATGTCATTAGCTACAGGAGACATGGGCTTTTCTGCCGCAAAAACCTATGACTTAGAAGTTTGGATCCCAGCTCAAAACGCTTATCGGGAAATCAGCTCTTGCTCAAACTGTGAAGATTTCCAAGCACGTCGTGCGATGATCCGCTACCGTGATGAAAATGACAAAGTTCAATATGCTCATACGTTAAACGGTTCAGGTTTAGCAGTTGGCCGAACAGTTGCAGCTATTTTAGAAAATTATCAAAATGAAGATGGAACAGTGACGATTCCTGAAGTTTTAGTTCCTTATATGGGTAATTTAAAAGTGATTAAATAA
- the ychF gene encoding redox-regulated ATPase YchF: MALTAGIVGLPNVGKSTLFNAITKAGAEAANYPFATIDPNVGMVEVPDERLLRLTELVKPKKTVPTTFEFTDIAGIVKGASKGEGLGNQFLSHIRQVDAICHVVRCFDDDNITHVEGRVDPLADIDTINLELVLADLDSITKRYTRVAKIAKTKDKDAVAELAVLDKLKPVLEEGLSARTIEFTEDEQKIVKSLFLLTAKPILYVANVSEDEVAASDNNPYVQQVRTFAANEQAEVIVVCARAEEEIAELDDEDKADFLEALGIEESGLDQLIRAAYDLLGLATYFTAGEQEVRAWTFRKGIKAPQAAGIIHTDFERGFIRAETVSFDDLNTYGNMQAAKEAGKVRLEGKEYIVQDGDVMLFRFNV, encoded by the coding sequence ATGGCATTAACAGCTGGAATCGTAGGTTTACCGAACGTAGGGAAATCTACCCTTTTTAACGCAATTACAAAAGCAGGAGCAGAGGCGGCAAATTACCCGTTTGCAACAATTGATCCGAATGTGGGGATGGTTGAAGTACCAGATGAGCGCTTGCTGCGTTTAACAGAGTTAGTGAAACCTAAAAAAACAGTACCAACAACTTTTGAGTTTACGGATATCGCTGGAATCGTAAAAGGTGCAAGTAAAGGTGAAGGTTTAGGAAATCAATTTTTAAGCCATATTCGTCAAGTAGATGCTATTTGTCATGTGGTACGTTGCTTTGATGATGATAATATTACCCATGTAGAAGGGCGTGTAGATCCGTTAGCAGATATTGATACTATTAATTTGGAATTAGTGTTAGCTGACTTAGATTCTATTACGAAACGCTATACACGCGTCGCTAAGATTGCTAAGACAAAAGATAAAGATGCAGTAGCAGAGCTTGCTGTATTGGACAAACTTAAACCAGTTTTAGAAGAAGGTCTTTCTGCTCGTACGATTGAATTTACGGAAGATGAGCAAAAAATAGTTAAAAGCTTATTCTTATTAACAGCAAAACCGATTTTATATGTAGCCAATGTTTCAGAAGATGAAGTAGCGGCTTCAGATAATAATCCTTATGTTCAACAAGTACGGACTTTTGCAGCAAATGAACAAGCGGAAGTAATCGTAGTTTGTGCGCGTGCTGAAGAAGAAATTGCTGAATTAGATGATGAAGATAAAGCAGATTTCTTAGAAGCGCTAGGAATCGAGGAATCTGGTTTAGATCAACTGATTCGTGCTGCCTATGATTTATTGGGATTGGCAACTTACTTTACGGCAGGTGAGCAAGAAGTACGTGCCTGGACTTTCCGTAAGGGAATCAAAGCACCTCAAGCAGCTGGAATCATTCATACGGACTTTGAACGCGGATTTATTCGTGCAGAGACGGTTTCATTCGATGACTTGAACACGTATGGTAATATGCAAGCAGCTAAAGAAGCGGGCAAAGTTCGTTTGGAAGGAAAAGAATATATTGTACAAGATGGCGATGTTATGCTTTTCCGTTTCAATGTATAG